The Poecilia reticulata strain Guanapo linkage group LG4, Guppy_female_1.0+MT, whole genome shotgun sequence genomic interval tttttctgcagatgctACCTCTGCTGTCTCTTTTTTGTTCATTATCttaactgtacaaaaaatattttaactttaagtCACTCACTTTTTTGGAGGTaaagtcttttttatttgtgataatTTAAAACCTGGTTTGagagttttattcttttcagtaTTTAACAGTGATCCTAACTGCTTATATATCGCTGgactaaaataaactgcaggttATTACAGTTCACATCTATATAATTGTCAGAAGTGACAGAATTTGAAGTTTTACTCACATATCTCTCCACTCTTGATCACCTCTCTGTCCCTCATTCACCCACAAATCagttcttcctgtttttacttccatccatccatccatccatccatccatccatccatccatccatccatccatccatccatcatctttaCACActtatcccttagtggggtcgggagggttgctggtgcccatctccagctaacgttccgggctttcaaaactttattttatagaaCTGTAGCCACAAATTTAAATGTGGTGACCCATTGGTGCAGTTGTTACAGACTATAAGGAGATTTTCTAAAGACTTTTTCAAGTCATGTAGAGTAACTAATAATTTCCTACTGTAAACCCATCATGTACTGAAATGAGTTTAGGTAATTCCTTTTATGGCCTCtagggggggaggaggggggaagTACAGGGAGTATTCAGAACAACCCAGGATTAGAGTCCTGAATCAGACTCTAATCCGTTTGTCTAGGAATTTTTGGGGAGGTTTGAATGCAAATTTGAATTCCAAAACGGACTTAAAAACCGAactctgatctgatctgaacACCTAGGTCTCGGaacggttgaagtgaactctaaAACTGTAGAAAACTTGTCTGAATACAACCTGACTAGAGACCgtttcaaaagcaggaagttagCTACAGTGCAGGACATTCTGGCCAAATCTCTGGTGTCCAAACCAGTAATGTATATCAATgaaaaaatcctacaaccgtTAAAATCTGACACTGCTCCGTTTATGTTTACTTtatgtgaagaaggaagttgcgctggCTTTCTTCAGGGGTTTTGTGTCGATTCTTTCAGTatttcttggtgcagcgcccccacaggcgacggggaaacatgtttttcagttatgcatcactaattctcttgttttaatgtaaaatgctctgtacctcctgccatctagtggtaagaaaattacataattacgctgctacagcaaagacactcaaagatggcattatttgcagataattaattcgttttcaaaaaatattttaagaccaatttccgtattttccggactatgagcgCATCATACTATAAACCGTACTTTCAAATTTTTTCAACCCCCCGGAAACTTACATTtatcagccgcaccgggctacaggccgctggtatctctggcgctctcggtttcccataaaGACCCAGCAGAGGgtagcagagggctgcgtcctaataactgctgggtacattaaggacgcagttctccgtctccaaatccggttttgttcacgcTAAGTTTACGTGCAGTGGCTTTATTTACCTCCTATtctgccagatcgatactcctcaacttagaagctgcatcatagtttgaaaacatttctccgttgtgcctgctgctagcatgtgcttgttctaaatgaaaattagcgcctttttctttgatttccaattttgacttccaatgattcacttcctgctaaagagccccctggtggttgaaggaaaatccacagaaaaggcGCATCGGGCTATAACccgcatgttcaaagtgtaggaaaaaagtagcagcttatagtccggaaaatacggagggtgaaattggataatttccatgGCACAGCTGATgatcactcacggtacactagtgtgccgcggcacagtggttgaaaaacactaacattgaaacatattttattaattttgtttctatgtaatttgtgtgtttatgttgcaGATTCAAACTTGAGTTTACTCTAAAAGTTGAGATCAGCTCAGATGGCCACTCTGAACCCACTGCTCTCAGCTGGGACATGTCAAACTGAAGCTGCTCTACAAGGCCTCCGTCCACGGCTTTACTGGTGCTGCCTTCCACCAGAGATGTGACAACCAGGCGCCCACTGTGTCTGTGGGCTATAATGCCTCTGGTTATGTGTTTGGAGGCTACGCCGGCCAACCATTCAGTCAGACTGGACAGTGGGTGAATGATAACcaggcttttgtttttagttttactggTGGAAAACTCCAGAAATACCCCTGTACTAATGCTCCAAATGCACTCTTGATGCAAGGCAACTCTGGTCCtaattttggaaatgtaatgATTCTTATCCACGGAAACCAACCAGTGACATACAGCGCTCCAGGGAATTATTACAACTTcaatgctgcagaaatgcatgGAAATGACCTGAAGCTGACTGAATGCGAAGTTTACCAGGTGGAGGGTGAGTCCTGAAATGTaattattagtgaaataattacattatgtaattattagtgaaataattacatttcactgtcaaatatctaaaaacagaAGTTCCCTTATGCTGTGCATacagctctgggaaaaaaatgaagagccctcTGCACTGagccccattgaaaacctcctggatATTCCacaaaacattgatttctgaactcttccttagtttaaatattaatgttattgtttctaaatgaatataaacttgcTTTCTCTgaattatttgaggtctgaaagcttttcatcttttttttttattttgaccatttctcattttctacaaataaatactaaatttttcggagacatgtcagtagtttatagactaaaagaacaatgttcattttactctaACATAAAcgtataaaaagtaaaatcagagaaactgatcattttaagtggtttccagagctgtatattcAGTCTATGTATAAGCAGAGGTTGTACAAACCATCCAaacctttttcttcttgttgtttttgttgatctAGTTTAGACGTCAGTGACGAATCCAAGTCAATAAATTAACcaaaaagtatttggttaaTTTCAACTATGTTAAATATGCTCTTTaaccaaatttaaaatttaaatttacgTAACATCTACACTCTCTTTTGGACAGCTAATGTTTACAaggcaaaaactgaagaaatttaaattatgttGCTCTTTTCTAGAATCTACTGACTTTGAGAAGCCATGGAGGACAGTTTTCTGGGAATCTGGGTAagtggcgacctgtccagggtgaccttgCCTCTtgcccagaacattagctggagaggcaccagcaaccttcccgactccactaagggacaagggtgtaagaaaatggatggatgtaaaagTATTTACCCCTACAAATGAATTaacatttatctgtaaaaaaaaatctgaaaagttatACATGCATATGTTAAACCCCTAGTAACTCTGACACCCATAATGAGTTTTCAGTGCAACTCAGCCTTCAGAAATCAGTGAATAAGTAAACGAAGGCCAGATCTGTTTGTCGTTTTAATCCTGTTGCTCTGTGAAAATATTCTACATTTGTTAAAGAAGATTAGAGGTTAAACAAACAATTTAAGTGTAAGTCTTTATCATTTTGCTTAAAATGATTATTCAACAGGTTTACTGTTGGCAGTTTCTCAGTAACTTTATGTTTCTCTGCAGGAAGAGGGCTGAGCTGATGGAGAGCATCAAAACCTACAAACCCATAGTCAGTTCTGTGTCCCAGATACGTGTTTTGCTCATCGGACAGGTCGGAGCCGGAAAGTCCAGCTTCTTCAGCTCCATCAACTCTGTGTTTAGAGGCCATGTCACCAGCCAGGCCATCGCTGGAAGCTCTTCCACCAGCCTCACCACTCAGGTCTGACTCTGCTTCTCAGCTACATAGTTTACTGTGTctcagggagaaaaaaatctctacaatagtatattttttaaaaatctgtgttttcatgtttttctagtTTCGGACCTACTCTGTGAAAGCAGGACGAGAAGGCAAACCTCTGCCAATCATCCTGTGTGACACCATGGGCCTGGAGGANNNNNNNNNNNNNNNNNNNNNNNNNNNNNNNNNNNNNNNNNNNNNNNNNNNNNNNNNNNNNNNNNNNNNNNNNNNNNNNNNNNNNNNNNNNNNNNNNNNNNNNNNNNNNNNNNNNNNNNNNNNNNNNNNNNNNNNNNNNNNNNNNNNNNNNNNNNNNNNNNNNNNNNNNNNNNNNNNNNNNNNNNNNNNNNNNNNNNNNNNNNNNNNNNNNNNNNNNNNNNNNNNNNNNNNNNNNNNNNNNNNNNNNNNNNNNNNNNNNNNNNNNNNNNNNNNNNNNNNNNNNNNNNNNNNNNNNNNNNNNNNNNNNNNNNNNNNNNNNNNNNNNNNNNNNNNNNNNNNNNNNNNNNNNNNNNNNNNNNNNNNNNNNNNNNNNNNNNNNNNNNNNNNNNNNNNNNNNNNNNNNNNNNNNNNNNNNNNNNNNNNNNNNNNNNNNNNNNNNNNNNNNNNNNNNNNNNNNNNNNNNNNNNNNNNNNNNNNNNNNNNNNNNNNNNNNNNNNNNNNNNNNNNNNNNNNNNNNNNNNNNNNNNNNNNNNNNNNNNNNNNNNNNNNNNNNNNNNNNNNNNNNNNNNNNNNNNNNNNNNNNNNNNNNNNNNNNNNNNNNNNNNNNNNNNNNNNNNNNNNNNNNNNNNNNNNNNNNNNNNNNNNNNNNNNNNNNNNNNNNNNNNNNNNNNNNNNNNNNNNNNNNNNNNNNNNNNNNNNNNNNNNNNNNNNNNNNNNNNNNNNNNNNNNNNNNNNNNNNNNNNNNNNNNNNNNNNNNNNNNNNNNNNNNNNNNNNNNNNNNNNNNNNNNNNNNNNNNNNNNNNNNNNNNNNNNNNNNNNNNNNNNNNNNNNNNNNNNNNNNNNNNNNNNNNNNNNNNNNNNNNNNNNNNNNNNNNNNNNNNNNNNNNNNNNNNNNNNNNNNNNNNNNNNNNNNNNNNNNNNNNNNNNNNNNNNNNNNNNNNNNNNNNNNNNNNNNNNNNNNNNNNNNNNNNNNNNNNNNNNNNNNNNNNNNNNNNNNNNNNNNNNNNNNNNNNNNNNNNNNNNNNNNNNNNNNNNNNNNNNNNNNNNNNNNNNNNNNNNNNNNNNNNNNNNNNNNNNNNNNNNNNNNNNNNNNNNNNNNNNNNNNNNNNNNNNNNNNNNNNNNNNNNNNNNNNNNNNNNNNNNNNNNNNNNNNNNNNNNNNNNNNNNNNNNNNNNNNNNNNNNNNNNNNNNNNNNNNNNNNNNNNNNNNNNNNNNNNNNNNNNNNNNNNNNNNNNNNNNNNNNNNNNNNNNNNNNNNNNNNNNNNNNNNNNNNNNNNNNNNNNNNNNNNNNNNNNNNNNNNNNNNNNNNNNNNNNNNNNNNNNNNNNNNNNNNNNNNNNNNNNNNNNNNNNNNNNNNNNNNNNNNNNNNNNNNNNNNNNNNNNNNNNNNNNNNNNNNNNNNNNNNNNNNNNNNNNNNNNNNNNNNNNNNNNNNNNNNNNNNNNNNNNNNNNNNNNNNNNNNNNNNNNNNNNNNNNNNNNNNNNNNNNNNNNNNNNNNNNNNNNNNNNNNNNNNNNNNNNNNNNNNNNNNNNNNNNNNNNNNNNNNNNNNNNNNNNNNNNNNNNNNNNNNNNNNNNNNNNNNNNNNNNNNNNNNNNNNNNNNNNNNNNNNNNNNNNNNNNNNNNNNNNNNNNNNNNNNNNNNNNNNNNNNNNNNNNNNNNNNNNNNNNNNNNNNNNNNNNNNNNNNNNNNNNNNNNNNNNNNNNNNNNNNNNNNNNNNNNNNNNNNNNNNNNNNNNNNNNNNNNNNNNNNNNNNNNNNNNNNNNNNNNNNNNNNNNNNNNNNNNNNNNNNNNNNNNNNNNNNNNNNNNNNNNNNNNNNNNNNNNNNNNNNNNNNNNNNNNNNNNNNNNNNNNNNNNNNNNNNNNNNNNNNNNNNNNNNNNNNNNNNNNNNNNNNNNNNNNNattttgaccatttctcattttctacaaataaatgctaaatttttcggagacatgtcagtagtttatagactaaaagaacaatgttcattttactcaaacataaacgtataaaaagtgaaatcagagaaactgatcattttaagtggtttccagagctgtatattcAGTCTATGTATAAGCAGAGGTTGTACAAACCATCCAaacctttttcttcttgttgtttttgttgatctAGTTTAGACGTCAGTGACAAATCCAAGTCAATAAATTAACcaaaaagtatttggttaaTTTCAactatgttaaaaatgttaaatgttaaaaatttaaaatgtaaatttacgTAACATCTACACTCTCTTTTGGACAAGTAATGTTTACAAggcaaaaactgagaaaattaaaactaaattaagttGCTCTTTCCCAGAATCCACTGAACTCGAGAAGCCATGGAGGACAGTCGTCTGGGAATCTAAGTAAGTGTAAAAGTATTTAAtccctttaaactttttcagcattttgtcaaacataaattattaaaatttatttgtaaaaaaaaatctgaagttttgcATGCATATGTTAAAACCCCAAGTTACTCTGATACCCATAATGTGTTTTCAGTGCAACTTCAGAAATCAGTGAATAAGTAAACAAAGACCACATCTGtataatgtcattttaaatccagATGCTCTGtgaaaaaattctaaatttgtTAGAGAAGATTAGAGGTCAAACAGACAATATAAGTGTAagttttttatcattttgctTAAAATGATTATTCAGCAGGTTTACTGTTGGCAGTTTATCAGTAACTTTATGTTTCTCTGCAGGAAGAGGGCTGAGCTGATGGAGAGCATCAAAACCTACAAACCCATAGTCAGTTCTGTGTCCCAGGCTCRGGTTTTACTCATCGGGCAGGTTGGTGCTGGGAAGTCCAGCTTCTTCAACTCCATCAACTCTGTGTTCAGAGGCCATGTCACCAGCCAGGCCATCGCTGGAAGCTCTTCCACCAGCCTCACCACTCAGGTCTGACTCTGCTTCTCAGCTACATAGTTTCCTGTGtctcaggggaaaaaaatctctacaatagtatatttttataatgttttctaGTTTCGGACCTACTCTGTGAAAGCAGGACGAGAAGGCAAACCTCTGCCAATCATCCTGTGTGA includes:
- the LOC103463495 gene encoding interferon-induced protein 44-like, translating into SQLGHVKLKLLYKASVHGFTGAAFHQRCDNQAPTVSVGYNASGYVFGGYAGQPFSQTGQWVNDNQAFVFSFTGGKLQKYPCTNAPNALLMQGNSGPNFGNVMILIHGNQPVTYSAPGNYYNFNAAEMHGNDLKLTECEVYQVEESTELEKPWRTVVWESKKRAELMESIKTYKPIVSSVSQAXVLLIGQVGAGKSSFFNSINSVFRGHVTSQAIAGSSSTSLTTQFRTYSVKAGREGKPLPIILCDTMGLEXSKGAGLDVDDISSILKGHVPDCYQFNPAAPLHAESHGYRKSPAVKDKIHCVAYVIDANKVSIMPPKLEEKMEAIRRKVNLLGIPQLVLLTKVDEACPLVKEDLRNIYKSGYIKELMQEVSVRVGVPLSCVVPVMNYSRELELDLSCDILLLSTVIQMLRFADNYFDDLSDRLSRTECND